Proteins from a genomic interval of Kitasatospora herbaricolor:
- a CDS encoding alpha/beta hydrolase — MEIDTVLKADFTGLAAARAGYDALVTAFNAHVEAWKRTVVDRLHNSGWTGSAATRAFADLDLFASKLLAADDELKLVSGVLADAQQSIALVQAELIQALDDAKAAGITVKPDGAMSWENKDDTFEVKAKSLSLRVQDALRDAQHADDAITRRLRHFAENATTGTGLDATAALADKAGAGTRETPPDAKATPAQVKAWWDGLTPAEQQHLIHNRPDQIGNRDGVPCLARDQANRIILRQRRAELQGELDRIGKPGQPMSGPGSTVMEDPKATRIKQIQDQLKGIDDIQQKLDHSKPPLYQPTFLLGFDTKDNGHALVAVNNPDTADNVLTFVPGTTARLGNINGDMDKAYEMANSARRAADGTGKTTATIAWSGYDAPQALPNASFGQPALDARDSIYNFQTGLRATHEGPPSNNTIMGHSYGSVAVGMAMRDRGLPVDGAVFVGSPGLGVDNIKELRIDPSRVFVARGDQDGIADWAGLGYGADPADPAFGATAVPTAPNTDHGHYWNDQTPSWFAFGRIAAGGRP, encoded by the coding sequence ATGGAGATCGACACCGTCCTGAAGGCCGACTTCACCGGCCTCGCCGCCGCCAGGGCCGGCTACGACGCCCTGGTGACGGCGTTCAACGCACATGTCGAGGCCTGGAAGCGGACGGTCGTGGACCGGCTGCACAACTCCGGATGGACCGGCAGCGCCGCCACCCGGGCCTTCGCCGACCTCGACCTTTTCGCCAGCAAACTGCTGGCCGCCGACGACGAGTTGAAGCTCGTCAGCGGTGTGCTGGCCGACGCCCAGCAGTCGATCGCACTCGTCCAGGCGGAACTGATCCAGGCCCTCGACGACGCCAAGGCCGCCGGCATCACGGTGAAGCCGGACGGCGCGATGTCCTGGGAGAACAAGGACGACACCTTCGAGGTCAAGGCCAAATCGCTCAGCCTCCGCGTCCAGGACGCCCTGCGCGACGCCCAGCACGCCGACGATGCGATCACCCGCCGGCTGCGGCACTTCGCCGAGAACGCCACCACCGGCACCGGCCTGGACGCCACGGCCGCCCTGGCCGACAAGGCGGGCGCCGGCACCCGCGAGACCCCGCCCGACGCCAAGGCCACCCCCGCCCAGGTCAAGGCCTGGTGGGACGGGCTGACCCCGGCCGAGCAGCAGCACCTCATCCACAACCGCCCGGACCAGATCGGCAACCGCGACGGCGTCCCCTGCCTGGCCCGCGACCAGGCCAACCGGATCATCCTCCGCCAGCGCCGGGCCGAACTCCAGGGCGAACTGGACCGGATCGGCAAGCCCGGGCAGCCGATGTCGGGCCCAGGAAGCACGGTGATGGAGGATCCGAAGGCGACCCGGATCAAGCAGATCCAGGACCAGCTCAAGGGCATCGACGACATCCAGCAGAAGCTGGACCATTCCAAGCCGCCCCTGTACCAGCCCACCTTCCTGCTGGGCTTCGACACCAAGGACAACGGGCATGCGCTGGTCGCGGTGAACAACCCCGACACGGCGGACAACGTCCTCACCTTCGTGCCCGGTACCACGGCACGGCTGGGCAACATCAACGGCGACATGGACAAGGCCTACGAGATGGCCAACTCCGCCCGGAGGGCGGCGGACGGCACCGGGAAGACCACCGCGACGATCGCGTGGAGCGGCTACGACGCACCGCAGGCCCTCCCGAACGCCTCGTTCGGCCAGCCGGCGCTGGACGCCCGGGACAGCATCTACAACTTCCAGACCGGCTTGCGGGCCACCCACGAGGGCCCGCCCTCGAACAACACGATCATGGGACACAGCTACGGCAGCGTCGCGGTCGGGATGGCCATGCGTGATCGGGGCCTGCCCGTCGACGGCGCGGTCTTCGTCGGCAGCCCCGGGCTGGGGGTCGACAACATCAAGGAACTGCGGATCGACCCGTCCCGGGTCTTCGTGGCCCGAGGTGATCAGGACGGCATCGCCGACTGGGCGGGCCTGGGCTACGGCGCGGATCCTGCCGACCCGGCGTTCGGTGCCACAGCCGTCCCGACCGCTCCCAACACCGATCATGGCCACTACTGGAACGATCAGACACCGTCGTGGTTCGCCTTCGGGCGCATCGCTGCGGGTGGACGGCCGTGA
- a CDS encoding WXG100 family type VII secretion target — protein MGDIGGWSGFKVDPAELRGCAGSAAQLAGQIPGETGRITGPSDQASGKLPGWAAAGALHDCTNAWKAVLDRLSTDMDTYSTKLVAVAQNYEDNDAATAARLNEAILGPAGAGPAAPVVPGPYKPQAALGPDPFGTRIVNSPYAAPGRS, from the coding sequence GTGGGGGACATCGGGGGATGGTCGGGTTTCAAGGTGGACCCGGCCGAACTGCGCGGGTGCGCGGGGAGCGCCGCACAGCTGGCCGGACAGATACCGGGCGAGACCGGCAGGATCACCGGTCCGAGCGACCAGGCCTCGGGCAAGTTGCCGGGCTGGGCCGCCGCCGGCGCGCTGCACGACTGCACCAACGCCTGGAAGGCGGTGCTGGACCGGCTGTCCACGGACATGGACACCTACAGCACGAAGCTGGTCGCGGTCGCGCAGAACTACGAGGACAACGACGCGGCCACGGCCGCCCGGCTGAACGAGGCCATCCTGGGCCCGGCGGGCGCCGGCCCGGCCGCACCGGTGGTGCCCGGCCCGTACAAGCCGCAGGCCGCCCTCGGACCGGACCCGTTCGGCACCAGGATCGTGAACAGCCCCTACGCGGCGCCGGGGAGGAGCTGA
- a CDS encoding aminoglycoside phosphotransferase family protein, whose protein sequence is MTPFDEGRARALLAKACAAAGLPDPADARLLALSENAVFDLGDPAVVAKVGRGPELSERARRESEVAHWLAGRGIPVVRPYDGTAPGPWLADGHPVTFWHRLAPAVRPARPADLAPLLRALHGLEAPPFALGRRDLLAPVGRWLASAEGHVDPADVAFLRDREASFAAAVAGLTPHLAPGVVHGDALPRNVHVGPDGPVLLDLETVSADLREHDLVVLALSHDRYGVSAEDYLAFTEGYGWDVRDWPGFAVLRGARETASASWVAQQVPGNAAAAAEFRRRVDSLRDAATTVRWYPF, encoded by the coding sequence ATGACCCCCTTCGACGAGGGCCGCGCGCGGGCGCTGCTCGCCAAGGCCTGCGCGGCGGCCGGACTGCCGGACCCGGCGGACGCGCGGCTGCTGGCGCTGAGCGAGAACGCGGTGTTCGACCTGGGTGACCCGGCGGTGGTGGCGAAGGTCGGACGCGGGCCGGAGCTGTCGGAGCGGGCCCGGCGGGAGTCCGAGGTGGCGCACTGGCTGGCCGGTCGGGGGATCCCGGTGGTGCGCCCGTACGACGGGACGGCGCCCGGGCCGTGGCTCGCCGACGGACATCCCGTCACCTTCTGGCACCGCCTGGCGCCGGCGGTCCGCCCGGCGCGCCCGGCCGATCTGGCACCGCTGCTGCGCGCCCTGCACGGGCTGGAGGCGCCCCCGTTCGCGCTGGGGCGGCGGGACCTGCTGGCCCCGGTGGGGCGCTGGCTGGCCTCGGCCGAGGGGCATGTCGACCCGGCGGACGTGGCCTTCCTGCGGGACCGCGAGGCGTCCTTCGCGGCGGCGGTCGCCGGTCTGACGCCGCACCTGGCGCCGGGGGTGGTGCACGGGGACGCGCTGCCGCGCAACGTCCACGTCGGCCCGGACGGTCCGGTCCTGCTGGACCTGGAGACGGTGTCGGCGGATCTGCGCGAGCACGACCTGGTGGTGCTGGCGCTCAGCCACGACCGCTACGGGGTGTCCGCCGAGGACTACCTGGCCTTCACCGAGGGGTACGGCTGGGACGTCCGGGACTGGCCGGGGTTCGCGGTGCTGCGCGGTGCCCGGGAGACGGCCAGTGCCTCCTGGGTGGCGCAGCAGGTGCCGGGGAACGCGGCGGCGGCGGCCGAGTTCCGGCGCCGGGTCGACTCGCTGAGGGACGCGGCCACGACGGTCCGTTGGTACCCCTTCTGA
- a CDS encoding polysaccharide deacetylase family protein yields MSSLNPVARSLPAPSRHTPAARNRRGALRSACAALLVAAVVSGCGTAQGALQASTPPSAPPVAPSTATAATPGGPGTSGPPSTPAAPGTRPPAGSDAVTATPPGTPAPPTTTAPGRPHAAPRPGSPQPAPGAPTTTAPPAQPAPPPAAPGVSAALVASTAHGGRTVALTFDDGPGPATGQVLDVLAQYGAKATFCQIGPQAAANPAMVKRILAAGHRLCDHSVHHPQPFAALSHDRQVEEIVPARDMIVRAGGAGTEVPWFRAPGGGFTAANQQVAAAAGMRPLTWTVDTRDWSRPGVPAIVASVQHGLRPGGVVLMHDGGGDRSQTVAALRQLLPWLTAQGYGFDFPAV; encoded by the coding sequence ATGTCCTCGCTCAACCCCGTCGCCCGGTCGCTCCCGGCCCCTTCACGTCATACCCCTGCGGCCCGCAACCGGCGGGGCGCCCTCCGCTCGGCCTGCGCCGCCCTGCTGGTGGCGGCGGTGGTCTCGGGGTGCGGCACGGCGCAGGGCGCACTGCAGGCGAGCACGCCGCCGAGTGCGCCCCCGGTCGCACCGTCAACTGCGACGGCCGCGACTCCCGGCGGCCCCGGAACGTCCGGGCCGCCGTCCACGCCCGCCGCACCGGGCACCCGCCCGCCCGCCGGCTCCGACGCCGTCACCGCGACGCCGCCGGGCACCCCGGCCCCGCCGACCACCACCGCCCCCGGCCGCCCGCACGCGGCTCCCCGGCCCGGCTCCCCGCAGCCCGCCCCGGGCGCGCCGACGACCACTGCCCCGCCCGCACAGCCCGCCCCGCCGCCGGCCGCCCCCGGCGTGTCCGCCGCCCTGGTCGCCTCCACCGCGCACGGCGGCCGCACCGTCGCGCTGACCTTCGACGACGGCCCGGGCCCCGCCACCGGACAGGTGCTCGACGTACTGGCGCAGTACGGCGCCAAGGCGACGTTCTGCCAGATCGGCCCGCAGGCCGCCGCGAACCCGGCGATGGTCAAGCGCATCCTGGCCGCCGGGCACCGGCTCTGCGACCACAGCGTGCACCACCCGCAGCCGTTCGCCGCGCTCTCCCACGACCGGCAGGTCGAGGAGATCGTGCCCGCCAGGGACATGATCGTCCGAGCCGGCGGGGCGGGCACCGAGGTGCCCTGGTTCCGTGCCCCGGGCGGCGGCTTCACCGCCGCCAACCAGCAGGTCGCGGCGGCCGCCGGGATGCGCCCGCTGACCTGGACGGTGGACACCCGGGACTGGTCCAGGCCCGGGGTGCCGGCGATCGTGGCGAGCGTCCAGCACGGCCTGCGCCCGGGCGGCGTGGTCCTGATGCACGACGGCGGCGGCGACCGCAGCCAGACCGTCGCGGCCCTGCGCCAGCTGCTGCCGTGGCTGACGGCCCAGGGGTACGGCTTCGACTTCCCGGCCGTCTGA
- a CDS encoding exonuclease domain-containing protein, translated as MSWWHEPLVGFDLETTGTDPAESRIVTAALVDTVGSRRESATSWLLDPGVPIPAEAEAIHGIGDDLARGKGRPAKEGVEEIAAALCARILAGRPVVAFNAPFDLSLLDAELRRYGLPGLAERLGGPVTPVLDALVIDRAVDKYRKGSRTLQRVCEVYGVELTDAHEAGSDALAAVLVAVALGERYPAQVGEVDLTELHHRQVGWYRDWAEGLQAWLRKGKDPQAVIDPRWPLR; from the coding sequence ATGAGCTGGTGGCACGAGCCACTGGTCGGCTTCGACCTGGAGACCACCGGCACCGACCCGGCCGAGTCCCGGATCGTCACGGCCGCCCTCGTGGACACGGTCGGCAGCCGCCGGGAGAGCGCCACCAGCTGGCTGCTCGACCCCGGCGTCCCGATCCCCGCGGAAGCCGAGGCCATCCACGGCATCGGCGACGACCTGGCCCGCGGCAAGGGCCGACCGGCGAAGGAGGGCGTCGAGGAGATAGCCGCCGCGCTGTGCGCGCGCATCCTGGCCGGCCGCCCGGTGGTCGCCTTCAACGCCCCGTTCGACCTCTCCCTGCTCGACGCCGAGCTGCGCCGGTACGGTCTGCCCGGCCTGGCCGAGCGGCTCGGCGGGCCGGTCACGCCGGTGCTGGACGCGCTGGTCATCGACCGGGCCGTCGACAAGTACCGCAAGGGCTCACGGACCCTCCAGCGGGTCTGCGAGGTCTACGGGGTCGAGCTGACCGACGCCCACGAGGCCGGCAGCGACGCGCTGGCCGCCGTGCTGGTCGCCGTCGCCCTCGGCGAGCGGTACCCGGCACAGGTCGGCGAGGTCGACCTGACCGAGCTGCACCACCGTCAGGTCGGCTGGTACCGGGACTGGGCCGAGGGCCTGCAGGCCTGGCTGCGCAAGGGCAAGGACCCGCAGGCCGTGATCGACCCGCGCTGGCCGCTGCGCTGA
- the efeB gene encoding iron uptake transporter deferrochelatase/peroxidase subunit encodes MTSQHTASGPRPDPSAPDGCPAVGGASRRGFVRAALGAGTAGAALALGAGPARARARAEQRSDAGFVPFHGVHQAGVTTPAPAYASFVSFDVTTPDRAGLEALFRTLTTRIRFLASGGTPPDMGPEAPPSDSGILGPVLPTDDLTVTVGVGASLFDDRFGLGAAKPLRLAPMRAFPDDSLHPAELHGDLSVQICAESRDTVLHTLRDLARHTRGALRACWQVDGFQNRPRPSGAQRNLLGFKDGIVNPDTTSARLMDRLVWVVDGGGEPGWATGGSYQVIRVIRTLADAWDGLRLADQERIIGRNKATGAPLGYGSETDAPDYGKDPEGTGIALDAHIRLANPRDQARADSRILRRGFNYDRGLDPAGDLDVGLAFCCYQQDVVRQFEAVQTRLAGEPLARFLRPTGGGYFFVLPGVRDASDWLARGLFAAV; translated from the coding sequence ATGACCAGCCAGCACACCGCCAGCGGCCCCCGCCCCGACCCGTCCGCGCCGGACGGCTGCCCGGCCGTCGGCGGTGCCTCCCGCCGCGGCTTCGTCCGGGCCGCCCTCGGGGCCGGCACCGCGGGGGCCGCGCTCGCACTGGGGGCCGGGCCCGCCCGCGCCCGCGCCCGGGCCGAGCAGCGCTCCGACGCCGGGTTCGTGCCCTTCCACGGCGTGCACCAGGCCGGTGTCACCACCCCCGCGCCGGCCTACGCCTCCTTCGTCTCCTTCGACGTCACCACCCCCGACCGGGCCGGGCTGGAGGCCCTGTTCCGCACCCTGACCACCCGGATCCGCTTCCTCGCCTCCGGCGGCACCCCGCCGGACATGGGCCCGGAGGCCCCGCCGTCCGACAGCGGCATCCTCGGCCCGGTGCTGCCGACCGACGACCTCACCGTCACGGTCGGCGTCGGGGCCTCGCTCTTCGACGACCGGTTCGGGCTGGGCGCCGCCAAGCCGCTGCGGCTGGCCCCGATGCGGGCCTTCCCCGACGACAGCCTGCACCCCGCCGAACTGCACGGGGACCTCTCGGTCCAGATCTGCGCCGAGAGCCGGGACACCGTCCTGCACACCCTGCGGGACCTGGCCCGGCACACCCGGGGCGCGCTGCGGGCCTGCTGGCAGGTCGACGGGTTCCAGAACCGGCCCAGGCCCAGCGGCGCCCAGCGCAACCTGCTCGGCTTCAAGGACGGCATCGTCAACCCCGACACCACCTCCGCCCGCCTGATGGACCGGCTGGTCTGGGTGGTCGACGGCGGCGGTGAACCCGGCTGGGCCACCGGCGGCAGCTACCAGGTGATCCGGGTGATCCGCACCCTGGCGGACGCCTGGGACGGCCTCCGGCTCGCCGACCAGGAGCGGATCATCGGCCGGAACAAGGCCACCGGCGCCCCGCTCGGGTACGGCTCCGAGACCGACGCCCCCGACTACGGCAAGGACCCGGAGGGCACCGGCATCGCGCTCGACGCCCACATCCGGCTGGCCAACCCCCGGGACCAGGCGAGGGCCGACAGCCGCATCCTGCGCCGCGGCTTCAACTACGACCGGGGGCTCGACCCGGCGGGCGACCTCGACGTCGGCCTCGCCTTCTGCTGCTACCAGCAGGACGTGGTCCGCCAGTTCGAGGCGGTCCAGACCCGGCTGGCGGGCGAGCCGCTGGCCCGCTTCCTGCGGCCGACCGGCGGCGGCTACTTCTTCGTCCTGCCGGGTGTCCGGGACGCCTCCGACTGGCTCGCCCGGGGTCTGTTCGCCGCCGTCTGA
- a CDS encoding SAV2148 family HEPN domain-containing protein, whose product MRPSMASRAAVPAQGGPVEVPALAWSAGEWDDAYQRVRLAGRAYVWLNLVEQRLRALVDEVLRPVYAPAHGEDWVTAAAGPAGEEWAHRAGAVREVSRRKGYLLDPADDDPLVFLTLPQLRELMVQHWPCFEPFLADRREIELALDELEVARHVVSRNRTLSQTVLAQTERAAARLLALLDGGTGGVPADVVEALVAGRYADVVAVHADRVRLQRDLPVEDLLDGARRLDALGIGLGMLCQNYTGRRLVRLATEGCRVRLLFLNPASSAVRRRERELGLGRGELARSIEMNIMHVRRVRARLRDQGGFEIRVFDETPRFTAYLVEGPRPTSQAGGRRQSTDLGVVQPYLRKARGMESPALVLRGGAGQQPGSTEPGLLEVYREEFEGVWGDSRPVS is encoded by the coding sequence ATGCGCCCCTCGATGGCCTCCCGCGCCGCCGTACCCGCCCAGGGCGGCCCGGTCGAGGTGCCCGCCCTGGCCTGGTCCGCCGGCGAATGGGACGACGCCTACCAGCGGGTCCGGCTCGCCGGCCGCGCGTACGTCTGGCTCAACCTGGTCGAACAGCGGCTGCGCGCCCTGGTGGACGAGGTGCTGCGACCGGTCTACGCCCCGGCGCACGGCGAGGACTGGGTGACCGCCGCCGCCGGGCCGGCCGGCGAGGAGTGGGCGCACCGGGCCGGCGCCGTCCGGGAGGTCAGCCGCCGCAAGGGCTACCTGCTCGACCCGGCCGACGACGACCCGCTGGTCTTCCTCACCCTGCCCCAGCTGCGCGAGCTCATGGTCCAGCACTGGCCCTGCTTCGAGCCCTTCCTCGCCGACCGCCGCGAGATCGAACTGGCCCTGGACGAGCTGGAGGTCGCCCGGCACGTCGTCTCGCGCAACCGCACCCTCTCGCAGACCGTCCTCGCGCAGACCGAGCGGGCCGCCGCCCGGCTGCTCGCCCTGCTCGACGGAGGCACCGGCGGGGTGCCCGCCGACGTGGTGGAGGCCCTGGTGGCCGGCCGGTACGCGGACGTCGTCGCGGTGCACGCCGACCGGGTCCGCCTGCAGCGGGACCTGCCGGTGGAGGACCTGCTCGACGGCGCCCGGCGGCTCGACGCGCTCGGCATCGGCCTCGGCATGCTCTGCCAGAACTACACCGGCCGGCGGCTGGTGCGGCTCGCCACCGAGGGCTGCCGGGTCCGGCTGCTCTTCCTCAACCCGGCCAGCAGCGCCGTCCGGCGCCGGGAGCGCGAGCTGGGGCTCGGGCGCGGCGAGCTGGCCCGCTCGATCGAGATGAACATCATGCACGTCCGGCGGGTCCGGGCCCGGCTGCGCGACCAGGGCGGCTTCGAGATCCGGGTCTTCGACGAGACGCCGCGCTTCACCGCCTACCTGGTCGAGGGCCCGCGCCCGACCAGCCAGGCGGGCGGGCGCCGGCAGTCCACCGACCTGGGCGTCGTCCAGCCCTACCTGCGCAAGGCGCGCGGGATGGAGTCCCCGGCGCTGGTGCTGCGCGGCGGGGCGGGGCAGCAGCCCGGCTCCACCGAGCCCGGGCTGCTGGAGGTCTACCGCGAGGAGTTCGAGGGCGTCTGGGGGGACTCCCGGCCGGTGTCCTGA
- the glgX gene encoding glycogen debranching protein GlgX, translated as MQVWPGQPYPLGATYDGAGTNFAVFSESADRIELCLFGEDGSETAVELRETDAFVRHAYIPGVQPGQRYGFRVHGPYNPGLGQRHNSAKLLLDPYAKAMSGTIDWDEAVYGYHFGAPERRNDLDSAPHTMHSVVINPYFDWGTDRPPRTDYHRTVLYEAHVKGLTQLHPGIPEEIRGTYAGLAHPAVIEHLAKLGVTAIELMPVHQFVRDHRLRDLGLANYWGYNTIGFFAPHSSYSSGGDRGQQVQEFKSMVKALHAAGIEVILDVVYNHTAEGNHLGPTLSLRGLDNVSYYRLAQDQRFYEDTTGTGNSLLMRSPHVLQMIMDSLRYWVTEMHVDGFRFDLAATLARQFHEVDRLSSFFDLVQQDPVVSQAKLIAEPWDLGEGGYQVGNFPPLWTEWNGMYRDTVRDLWRGENATLAEFGSRLTGSSDLYQDDGRRPIASINFVTCHDGFTLRDLVSYNEKRNDANGEDNRDGESFNRSWNCGAEGPSTDPAVEELRARQQRNFIATLMLSQGVPMLSHGDELGRTQRGNNNAYCQDNELSWVHWPAEGRPEPGGPDTDPDAGAGPESAPGTGSDARLLEFTQGMIWLRRDHPVFRRRRFFHGRPVSGTHDDLTDIAWFTPAGEEMTKRDWGASYAKSLSVFLNGDAISEPDRRGGKITDDSFLLMFNAHFEPLEFTVPAGHGKEWHVVVDTAQPVLPAPGTGARVKAGDALWLTDRSLMVLQRRA; from the coding sequence ATGCAGGTCTGGCCAGGTCAGCCGTACCCCCTTGGCGCCACCTACGACGGGGCCGGCACCAACTTCGCGGTGTTCTCCGAGAGCGCCGACCGGATCGAGCTCTGCCTGTTCGGGGAGGACGGCTCGGAGACGGCCGTCGAGCTGCGCGAGACGGACGCCTTCGTCCGGCACGCCTACATCCCGGGCGTCCAGCCGGGCCAGCGTTACGGGTTCCGGGTGCACGGCCCGTACAACCCGGGGCTGGGCCAGCGCCACAACAGCGCCAAACTGCTCCTCGACCCGTACGCCAAGGCGATGAGCGGCACCATCGACTGGGACGAAGCGGTCTACGGGTACCACTTCGGCGCGCCCGAGCGCCGCAACGACCTGGACTCGGCGCCGCACACCATGCACTCGGTGGTCATCAACCCGTACTTCGACTGGGGCACCGACCGGCCGCCGCGCACCGACTACCACCGCACGGTGCTCTACGAGGCCCACGTGAAGGGGCTGACCCAGCTCCACCCGGGCATCCCGGAGGAGATCAGGGGCACCTACGCCGGCCTGGCCCACCCCGCGGTGATCGAGCACCTGGCGAAGCTCGGGGTGACGGCGATCGAGCTGATGCCGGTGCACCAGTTCGTCCGCGACCACCGGCTGCGCGACCTGGGGCTGGCCAACTACTGGGGCTACAACACCATCGGGTTCTTCGCCCCGCACTCCTCCTACTCCTCCGGCGGGGACCGCGGCCAGCAGGTGCAGGAGTTCAAGTCGATGGTGAAGGCGCTGCACGCGGCCGGCATCGAGGTGATCCTGGACGTCGTCTACAACCACACCGCGGAGGGCAACCACCTCGGCCCGACCCTCTCGCTGCGCGGCCTGGACAACGTGTCGTACTACCGCCTGGCGCAGGACCAGCGCTTCTACGAGGACACCACCGGCACCGGCAACAGCCTGCTGATGCGCAGCCCGCACGTCCTGCAGATGATCATGGACTCGCTGCGCTACTGGGTCACCGAGATGCACGTGGACGGGTTCCGCTTCGACCTCGCGGCCACCCTGGCCCGGCAGTTCCACGAGGTCGACCGGCTCTCCTCGTTCTTCGACCTGGTCCAGCAGGACCCGGTGGTCTCCCAGGCCAAGCTGATCGCCGAGCCGTGGGACCTGGGCGAGGGCGGCTACCAGGTCGGCAACTTCCCGCCGCTGTGGACGGAGTGGAACGGCATGTACCGCGACACCGTCCGCGACCTGTGGCGCGGCGAGAACGCGACGCTGGCCGAGTTCGGCTCCCGGCTGACCGGCTCCTCGGACCTCTACCAGGACGACGGGCGCCGGCCCATCGCGTCCATCAACTTCGTCACCTGCCACGACGGCTTCACCCTGCGCGACCTGGTCTCCTACAACGAGAAGCGCAACGACGCGAACGGCGAGGACAACCGGGACGGCGAGTCCTTCAACCGCTCGTGGAACTGCGGCGCCGAGGGCCCGAGCACCGACCCCGCCGTCGAGGAGCTGAGAGCGCGCCAGCAGCGCAACTTCATCGCCACCCTGATGCTCTCCCAGGGAGTCCCGATGCTCTCGCACGGGGACGAGCTGGGCCGCACCCAGCGCGGCAACAACAACGCCTACTGCCAGGACAACGAGCTCTCCTGGGTGCACTGGCCCGCCGAGGGCAGACCCGAGCCCGGAGGCCCGGACACCGACCCGGACGCCGGAGCCGGGCCGGAGAGCGCCCCCGGCACCGGCTCGGACGCCCGGCTGCTGGAGTTCACCCAGGGCATGATCTGGCTCCGCCGCGACCACCCGGTCTTCCGCCGCCGCCGGTTCTTCCACGGCCGCCCGGTCTCCGGCACCCACGACGACCTCACCGACATCGCCTGGTTCACCCCGGCCGGCGAGGAGATGACCAAGCGGGACTGGGGCGCCAGCTACGCCAAGTCGCTCAGCGTGTTCCTGAACGGGGACGCGATCTCCGAGCCGGACCGGCGCGGCGGGAAGATCACCGACGACTCCTTCCTGCTGATGTTCAACGCCCACTTCGAGCCGCTGGAGTTCACCGTCCCGGCCGGGCACGGCAAGGAGTGGCACGTGGTGGTCGACACCGCGCAGCCGGTCCTGCCCGCCCCCGGCACCGGTGCCCGGGTGAAGGCCGGCGACGCCCTCTGGCTCACCGACCGCTCGCTGATGGTGCTCCAACGGCGCGCCTGA